The following proteins come from a genomic window of Paenibacillus sp. CAA11:
- a CDS encoding LLM class flavin-dependent oxidoreductase translates to MTEQNISEQHGRKLGEIPLSVLDLAPIIEGSTAADALKNSLDLIRHAERWGYHRYWVAEHHNMPGIASSATSVVIGYLAAGTSTIRVGAGGIMLPNHAPLVIAEQFGTLESLYPGRIDLGLGRAPGSDRRTTLALRREINSGEDFPELLQELRNFFDPTATSYHAPVRAVPGEGLNIPIWLLGSSDFSARLAAELGLPFAFAGHFSPDYMDRALTVYRSAFKPSEVLDKPYAMVGVNAIAADTDEEADWLATTMEQQFLNIIRGRTGMIQPPVDLEGKWSEYEKSAVHKQLSSMIKGGPAKVRTQLQQFLDRTGADELILTSMIYDHKARLHSYEIIGEYTKKD, encoded by the coding sequence ATGACTGAACAGAATATATCAGAGCAGCACGGCCGCAAGCTTGGAGAGATCCCTCTTTCCGTACTTGATCTGGCTCCAATCATAGAGGGTTCAACAGCCGCGGATGCCTTAAAGAACAGCCTGGACTTAATCCGCCATGCTGAACGGTGGGGCTATCATCGCTATTGGGTAGCGGAGCATCATAATATGCCGGGCATTGCCAGCTCGGCAACATCGGTGGTCATCGGCTATTTAGCCGCAGGAACTTCTACTATTCGCGTTGGCGCTGGCGGAATCATGCTTCCTAACCATGCCCCACTTGTTATAGCAGAGCAGTTCGGCACGCTGGAATCTCTATATCCCGGCCGAATTGATTTGGGACTAGGGCGGGCTCCGGGCAGTGATCGCCGGACAACGCTGGCCTTAAGAAGAGAGATTAACAGTGGTGAAGATTTCCCTGAGCTGCTTCAAGAGCTTAGGAACTTCTTTGATCCTACAGCGACTTCGTACCATGCGCCGGTCCGGGCGGTTCCCGGAGAAGGACTGAACATTCCGATCTGGCTGCTTGGGTCCAGCGACTTCAGTGCGCGGCTTGCTGCCGAGCTTGGCCTGCCGTTCGCCTTTGCCGGACATTTCTCTCCAGACTATATGGATAGAGCTCTGACGGTATATCGCAGCGCATTTAAGCCGTCCGAAGTTCTGGATAAGCCTTATGCCATGGTGGGGGTAAATGCAATAGCTGCAGATACCGATGAAGAGGCCGACTGGCTAGCTACGACGATGGAACAGCAATTTTTAAATATTATCCGCGGCCGGACAGGGATGATTCAACCTCCTGTTGATCTGGAAGGGAAATGGAGTGAATATGAAAAGTCTGCTGTTCATAAGCAGTTAAGCTCAATGATTAAAGGCGGACCAGCAAAGGTCCGCACACAGCTGCAGCAGTTCCTTGATCGTACCGGGGCTGATGAGCTTATTCTTACTTCTATGATTTATGATCATAAAGCCCGCCTACACAGTTACGAGATTATTGGGGAGTATACGAAGAAAGATTAA
- a CDS encoding sugar phosphate nucleotidyltransferase, translating to MITLILCGGAGKRLWPLSNEVRSKLFLKLLPTPLGEPESMLQRVTRQLKETGLHPQARLITHTDQVPLVMRHTSGQLPILGEPNKKGTFTAAALAAAYLLTRQEATEEDIVCLAPADMYADNDFFHTMTGFPKLLRDTGAELALLGARPTSPSTQYGYIIAGDGNGKPGEYASVQKFIEKPNQADAAKLIEQQALWNCGVFAFRLRLIVKHMQQLDLPLDYNELLAAYPALPVRSFDETVAEVCKHAIVKVHQGEWSDLGSWEALTRRIDQTVIGSGSVLGSSEGTHLINELPIPIHVIGMTDCIAAASRDGILLAKKSCANEIKKILGGQQLQPMQGETASGSFQVIEEEAGSPIPQSTYRIIKRHLLPEHHTGCLKSKAHKVWTMLSGHGELYLEGQLYQVQRGDTYRILPGAVHALYSAKEISYTETRIGDIQDEDEDYGVELKWNDLLQL from the coding sequence ATGATTACTCTAATCCTGTGCGGAGGGGCCGGGAAAAGGCTCTGGCCCTTATCCAACGAGGTACGTTCCAAGCTGTTCCTGAAGCTGCTTCCTACTCCCCTGGGTGAGCCGGAGTCGATGCTCCAGCGGGTGACGCGTCAGCTGAAAGAGACGGGTCTGCATCCGCAAGCACGTCTCATAACCCATACAGACCAGGTGCCTTTGGTCATGCGACATACCTCTGGCCAGCTGCCTATCCTTGGGGAACCAAACAAGAAAGGTACGTTTACCGCAGCTGCATTAGCAGCAGCCTATCTGCTGACCCGACAAGAAGCCACCGAGGAAGACATTGTCTGCCTTGCTCCTGCGGACATGTATGCGGATAACGATTTCTTTCATACCATGACAGGCTTCCCTAAACTGCTTCGAGATACCGGAGCAGAGCTGGCTCTGCTGGGGGCTCGTCCCACTTCTCCTTCCACCCAATACGGCTATATCATCGCTGGTGACGGTAACGGGAAGCCTGGAGAATATGCTTCTGTTCAAAAATTTATTGAGAAGCCAAATCAAGCGGATGCCGCCAAGCTTATTGAGCAGCAGGCATTATGGAACTGCGGAGTATTTGCCTTCCGTCTCCGGCTAATTGTCAAGCATATGCAGCAGCTTGATCTTCCTTTGGACTACAACGAGCTGCTCGCTGCTTACCCTGCGCTTCCGGTGCGCAGCTTTGACGAGACCGTCGCTGAGGTGTGCAAGCACGCGATTGTCAAGGTCCACCAAGGGGAGTGGAGCGATCTTGGCAGCTGGGAGGCTCTAACCCGAAGAATCGACCAGACCGTCATAGGGAGCGGAAGTGTTCTTGGCTCTTCAGAAGGTACCCATCTGATTAATGAGCTGCCTATACCGATCCATGTCATTGGCATGACCGATTGTATCGCAGCTGCAAGCCGTGACGGCATTCTTCTAGCTAAGAAGAGCTGCGCGAACGAGATTAAGAAGATATTGGGAGGTCAGCAGCTTCAGCCCATGCAAGGCGAGACTGCAAGCGGAAGCTTTCAAGTGATCGAAGAGGAAGCGGGATCTCCCATCCCGCAATCCACGTACCGCATTATAAAACGTCACTTATTGCCTGAACATCATACGGGCTGCCTTAAGTCGAAGGCCCATAAAGTTTGGACCATGCTCTCCGGCCATGGGGAGCTCTATCTGGAAGGACAGCTGTATCAGGTCCAGCGTGGCGACACCTATCGAATCTTGCCAGGAGCGGTACACGCCCTCTATTCCGCGAAGGAGATCAGCTACACAGAGACAAGAATTGGAGATATTCAGGATGAAGATGAGGACTATGGGGTCGAATTAAAATGGAACGACCTGCTTCAACTATAG
- a CDS encoding DUF6492 family protein, with protein sequence MADEIDVLIPAIEKDLATLPLVIDAVRRYVKHPINKIYVVSPLSARIQKLCKLKNCTFVNEKKALPITKKNIHYSSSKWERSGWLYQQLLKMNGDQICKKPNFLVIDADTVFIRPHTFISKGKTIFYCRSWSQPEYYRTYKKLIGSKAPAPRSFVTHYMLFNRNMLAELKQFIEKKHRKVWYQAVIDSIDKTRSFGFSEYETYANYLYTKDAKRTILYSALNKSLKIKASTLKSEQLEKYALRYRSLSFHERKAYSKAR encoded by the coding sequence ATGGCTGATGAAATCGATGTTTTGATCCCTGCTATAGAAAAAGACCTGGCGACGCTGCCCCTGGTCATTGATGCGGTTCGGCGTTATGTAAAGCACCCCATTAACAAAATTTACGTCGTATCACCGCTTAGTGCTCGCATTCAAAAACTGTGTAAGCTTAAAAACTGCACCTTTGTGAACGAGAAGAAAGCCCTCCCTATCACGAAGAAGAATATTCACTATTCCTCTTCCAAATGGGAACGATCCGGATGGCTCTATCAGCAGCTATTAAAGATGAACGGAGATCAAATCTGTAAGAAACCGAACTTTCTAGTCATTGACGCAGATACCGTCTTCATAAGGCCCCACACCTTTATCAGCAAAGGAAAAACGATATTCTACTGCCGTAGCTGGAGCCAGCCTGAGTATTACCGCACCTACAAGAAGCTGATTGGCTCCAAAGCACCGGCCCCCCGCTCCTTTGTGACCCACTATATGCTGTTCAATCGCAATATGCTCGCGGAGCTTAAACAATTTATAGAGAAGAAGCATCGCAAGGTGTGGTATCAGGCAGTTATAGACAGCATTGATAAGACCCGTTCTTTTGGATTCTCAGAATATGAGACCTATGCCAACTATCTCTACACCAAAGACGCCAAGCGCACTATTCTGTACTCTGCCTTAAACAAATCACTCAAAATAAAAGCCTCTACCCTAAAAAGTGAACAGCTAGAGAAGTACGCACTTCGTTATCGCTCTCTCTCTTTTCACGAACGCAAGGCATATTCCAAGGCTCGCTAA
- a CDS encoding sensor domain-containing diguanylate cyclase, whose translation MLRNLKSKGLTLRSIISSLVICSVLITIILGLISAYSANKASLTETYLISNNQYAKKLSSDTSNLLVSMEEKIGYIANIIKRDGHINSVLLGDIFAENRQYFNSIFWADASRVIKSISPQTTGAHVGDRLQSTASIQAVKQKKMLISEPYVSRTGRLIILVSAPVYSQQGKYQGFVGGTIYLQEKNAISSTLEEHFFGNGSYVYVTDSSGKLIYHPKKSRLYQSVLANEVIQKAVHGQSGAQIVKNSKGIEYLAGYAYEQKSRWAIVAQTPASLLDKPLEKLRNRMLFQCLIFLGVILFVGWQIARWIAKPIQQLAEYTVEATDRGTDRRPMPELGSKTYEIRLLYRSFETAFHAIDSYIGQLQTEVQIDGLTGIPNRRSFDQMMEALITGTRPFSLILLDIDHFKQINDSYGHLQGDNVLQRLADFMSQQTREGYFCYRYGGEEFAIILADTSSKDAYDFADDLRQQIERLNSSSISITVSMGIASYPANATDIEALVHQADQALYISKNKGRNQVTLYQRNP comes from the coding sequence ATGCTGCGTAACCTCAAGAGCAAAGGACTAACTCTGCGCTCCATTATTAGCTCGCTTGTCATTTGCTCTGTCCTAATTACGATTATCTTAGGACTCATAAGCGCTTACTCCGCCAACAAGGCATCTTTGACAGAGACTTATCTTATCAGTAACAACCAATACGCGAAGAAGCTTTCATCCGATACAAGCAATCTGCTGGTTAGCATGGAAGAGAAGATTGGGTATATTGCCAATATTATAAAAAGAGACGGTCATATAAACTCCGTTTTGCTAGGTGATATCTTCGCCGAAAATCGGCAGTACTTTAATTCTATTTTTTGGGCGGATGCATCACGGGTGATCAAAAGTATCAGTCCTCAGACGACAGGCGCACATGTTGGGGACCGTCTGCAATCCACTGCAAGTATTCAAGCTGTAAAGCAGAAGAAAATGCTGATCTCCGAGCCTTATGTCAGTAGAACCGGAAGATTGATCATTCTAGTCTCAGCCCCGGTTTATAGCCAACAAGGGAAATACCAAGGATTTGTAGGCGGAACGATATACCTTCAGGAGAAGAATGCTATATCCAGCACACTTGAAGAGCACTTTTTTGGCAATGGCTCCTATGTATATGTGACGGATTCTTCAGGAAAGCTCATTTATCATCCTAAGAAATCCCGCCTCTACCAGTCTGTCCTGGCGAATGAAGTTATACAAAAAGCCGTTCATGGTCAAAGCGGGGCTCAGATTGTGAAAAATTCCAAGGGGATCGAATATCTTGCGGGCTATGCTTATGAACAAAAGAGCCGCTGGGCCATCGTCGCTCAAACTCCGGCTTCCCTGCTGGATAAGCCTCTGGAGAAGCTAAGAAATCGCATGCTCTTCCAGTGCCTGATCTTTCTAGGAGTGATCCTCTTTGTTGGCTGGCAAATTGCCCGCTGGATTGCTAAGCCTATTCAGCAGCTTGCCGAATATACGGTGGAGGCAACGGACCGCGGGACAGATCGTAGACCCATGCCTGAGCTTGGCTCGAAAACCTACGAAATTCGCCTCTTGTATCGGAGCTTTGAGACGGCTTTTCACGCCATAGACTCATATATAGGCCAGCTCCAAACTGAGGTGCAGATTGACGGGCTAACAGGCATTCCCAATCGGCGGTCTTTTGACCAAATGATGGAGGCCCTCATCACGGGTACTCGTCCATTCAGCTTGATCCTGCTGGATATTGATCACTTCAAGCAAATCAACGATTCATATGGTCATCTGCAAGGAGATAACGTGCTGCAGCGGCTAGCTGATTTTATGTCACAGCAGACTAGAGAAGGCTATTTCTGTTATCGGTATGGCGGCGAAGAGTTTGCCATCATCTTGGCAGATACCTCTTCAAAAGATGCCTATGACTTTGCGGATGACCTTAGGCAGCAGATTGAGCGGCTGAATTCCTCCAGTATCTCCATCACTGTATCCATGGGGATTGCCAGTTATCCTGCTAATGCTACAGACATCGAAGCCCTGGTACACCAAGCTGATCAGGCGCTTTATATCTCGAAGAATAAAGGTAGAAATCAGGTTACTCTGTATCAGCGGAACCCTTGA
- a CDS encoding glycoside hydrolase family 9 protein — translation MSWNAAPARAAASPTDYNYAEALQKAIYFYEAQRSGDLPEDNRVKWRGDSGMQDGADVGHDLTGGWYDAGDHVKFGLPMAYSATMLAWSVYEYKEGYEQSGQLEEILDNIRWATDYFMKAHTAPNEFYGQIGNGTADHNWWGPAEVMPMDRPAYKIDAANPGSDLAGETAAALAASSIIFKDSDPAYSAKLLKHAKELYQFADQYRGKYSDSITDVKQYYNSWSGYADELSWGGIWLYLATNEQTYLDKAIEASKQWGTNQSGEWDYKWTHSWDDKHLGAALMLSKITGDPKFVQVIEKNIQYWTTGVPETGERVTYTPGGLAHLDQWGALRYAANEAFLAFVYADWETDPVKKQTARSFAEKQILYMLGDNPRNSSYVVGYGNNSPQHPHHRTAHGSWADSQSVPSEHRHVLYGALVGGPSKTDAYTDSIGDYVSNEVAIDYNAAFTGALAKMAILHGKGQEPLAQFPDPEVPEDEMFVEASVNASGSNFVEIRALLNNRSGWPARASDALSFRYFVDLSEAAAAGYGPEDITVTAGGYNQGAQISQLQPYDVDNHIYYISVDFSGTRIYPGGQSAFRKEVQFRIAAPLNTNFWDNRNDYSFEGISTDGAAPVKAVNIPVYDAGVKVYGELPGGGTTPGEPTIPSAPKSVKAEAGDRVVKLSWNKVSGAHSYKVYRSLVSGGPYTELGTEVAAEFTDDNVENDITYYYVIKAVNGAGVSADSVQVSAKPRESNPPVDGVLKVQYRTNDTNADDNQIRPLLRIVNTGQEAISLSDVKIRYYYTAEGDRPQQFHCDYALIGSELVKGTFVKLEKPVAGADHYVELSFTSEAGILSPGSDSGDIQVRLNKTDWSNYHEQDDFSYKGDQQSYVDWDQITLYHNGTLIWGVEP, via the coding sequence ATGAGCTGGAATGCTGCTCCTGCGCGGGCTGCAGCAAGCCCCACGGATTACAACTATGCGGAGGCCTTACAAAAAGCAATTTATTTCTATGAAGCGCAGCGTTCAGGAGATTTACCGGAAGATAACCGGGTCAAATGGCGGGGGGACTCCGGTATGCAGGATGGAGCTGATGTCGGTCATGACCTGACAGGAGGCTGGTATGACGCCGGGGATCATGTCAAATTTGGACTGCCTATGGCCTATTCAGCAACAATGCTGGCCTGGTCTGTATATGAATACAAGGAAGGCTACGAACAATCAGGCCAGCTGGAGGAGATTCTGGACAATATTCGCTGGGCAACAGACTATTTCATGAAAGCGCATACGGCTCCGAATGAGTTCTACGGTCAAATTGGTAATGGCACTGCGGACCATAATTGGTGGGGACCTGCCGAGGTCATGCCCATGGATCGGCCAGCTTATAAGATTGATGCTGCTAATCCAGGGTCAGATCTAGCCGGCGAGACAGCAGCTGCACTGGCGGCATCCTCTATTATTTTTAAAGACAGCGATCCGGCCTATTCAGCCAAGCTGCTCAAGCATGCCAAAGAGCTGTATCAATTTGCAGATCAATATCGTGGTAAATACTCGGACAGCATCACAGATGTCAAGCAGTATTACAATTCCTGGAGCGGCTATGCGGATGAGCTAAGCTGGGGCGGTATCTGGCTGTATCTGGCGACGAACGAGCAAACCTATCTGGACAAAGCTATTGAAGCCAGCAAGCAGTGGGGAACTAACCAATCCGGAGAATGGGATTACAAATGGACTCACTCCTGGGACGACAAGCATTTGGGCGCAGCTTTGATGTTGTCCAAAATAACTGGCGACCCTAAGTTTGTTCAAGTCATAGAGAAGAATATTCAATATTGGACGACCGGGGTGCCGGAGACCGGCGAAAGAGTAACCTATACCCCTGGCGGACTCGCTCATCTCGATCAGTGGGGAGCCTTGCGGTATGCGGCGAATGAAGCTTTCTTAGCCTTCGTCTATGCGGATTGGGAGACAGACCCGGTGAAGAAGCAGACGGCGCGTTCTTTTGCCGAGAAGCAAATCTTATACATGCTGGGAGATAATCCGCGAAATAGTAGCTATGTAGTTGGCTATGGCAATAACTCTCCGCAGCATCCTCACCATAGAACGGCACACGGTTCATGGGCAGACAGTCAGTCTGTACCGTCGGAGCATCGGCATGTGCTGTATGGAGCTCTGGTTGGCGGCCCATCGAAGACAGATGCTTACACAGACAGTATTGGGGACTATGTCTCTAATGAAGTAGCGATAGACTATAATGCTGCATTTACAGGTGCACTGGCCAAAATGGCGATTCTTCATGGGAAAGGACAAGAGCCCTTAGCTCAATTCCCGGATCCTGAAGTCCCGGAAGATGAAATGTTCGTGGAAGCCTCGGTGAATGCAAGCGGCAGTAACTTTGTTGAAATAAGAGCGCTGCTGAATAACCGTTCCGGCTGGCCGGCAAGAGCAAGCGACGCTCTGTCTTTCCGTTATTTTGTAGATTTAAGTGAGGCTGCGGCTGCCGGATATGGACCGGAGGATATTACAGTTACTGCTGGCGGGTATAACCAAGGCGCTCAGATATCCCAGCTTCAACCTTACGACGTTGACAACCATATCTATTATATCTCAGTAGATTTTTCAGGTACGCGAATATATCCAGGAGGTCAATCCGCATTCCGAAAGGAAGTTCAATTCAGAATTGCGGCCCCGCTGAACACAAACTTCTGGGATAACCGCAATGATTACTCCTTCGAAGGAATCTCCACAGACGGAGCAGCGCCGGTGAAGGCCGTGAATATTCCTGTGTATGATGCAGGTGTGAAGGTATACGGCGAGCTTCCTGGTGGAGGAACTACTCCCGGTGAACCTACGATTCCATCGGCCCCAAAATCAGTAAAGGCCGAAGCGGGCGACAGAGTCGTTAAGCTCTCATGGAATAAAGTGAGCGGAGCACACAGCTATAAGGTTTACCGGTCTTTGGTGAGCGGAGGGCCTTATACCGAGTTGGGTACTGAGGTTGCTGCTGAGTTTACGGATGATAACGTAGAGAATGACATCACTTATTATTATGTGATCAAGGCGGTAAATGGCGCAGGTGTCAGTGCAGATTCTGTACAGGTCAGCGCCAAACCGCGGGAGAGCAATCCGCCGGTGGATGGCGTGCTGAAGGTTCAATATCGCACAAACGATACGAACGCGGATGATAACCAAATTCGTCCACTGCTTCGGATTGTGAACACGGGCCAAGAGGCCATCTCACTCAGCGATGTTAAGATCAGGTATTATTACACCGCAGAAGGGGATCGTCCACAGCAATTTCATTGTGATTATGCCTTGATCGGTTCAGAACTTGTTAAAGGCACTTTTGTGAAGCTGGAGAAGCCTGTCGCAGGCGCAGATCATTATGTAGAATTATCATTTACCTCAGAAGCAGGGATTCTCTCGCCAGGAAGTGATAGCGGGGATATCCAGGTTCGTCTGAATAAGACCGACTGGTCGAACTATCATGAACAGGATGATTTCTCTTACAAAGGAGATCAGCAGTCTTATGTGGATTGGGATCAAATCACTTTATATCATAACGGCACGTTGATCTGGGGCGTAGAGCCTTAA
- a CDS encoding glycine--tRNA ligase: protein MKPSMDQIVSIAKQRGFVFPGSEIYGGLANTWDYGPLGVELKNNVKRAWWKSFIQQSPYNVGVDAAILMNPQAWVASGHVGNFSDPMIDCKECKARHRADKIIENALADKGIELVVDGLSFDEMMKLIEQHHIVCPDCGAFNYTDIRQFNLMFKTYQGVTTSSTNEIYLRPETAQGIFVNFKNVQRSMRKKLPLGIGQIGKSFRNEITPGNFTFRTREFEQMELEFFCKPGEDMEWFTYWRSFCRDWLLALNMREENIRLRDHSAEELSHYSTATSDIEYLFPFGWGELWGIANRTDYDLKQHAAHSGEDFEYIDQEAGERYVPYCIEPSLGADRVTLAFLIDAFEEQQLEGDDKRNVFHFHPSLAPFKAAVFPLSKKLSEGARAIFSDLSQDFMVDYDETGSIGKRYRRQDEIGTPYCITYDFESETDGQVTVRDRDTMEQQRMPIQELKSFLQEKCKL, encoded by the coding sequence ATGAAGCCAAGCATGGATCAAATCGTATCAATTGCAAAGCAAAGGGGATTTGTGTTTCCAGGGTCAGAAATTTACGGAGGCCTTGCCAACACATGGGACTACGGCCCGTTGGGAGTAGAGCTTAAGAATAACGTCAAGCGGGCATGGTGGAAGTCCTTTATCCAGCAGTCACCTTACAATGTGGGGGTCGATGCAGCCATTCTAATGAACCCGCAGGCTTGGGTCGCTTCCGGACACGTAGGTAATTTCAGTGATCCTATGATTGATTGTAAAGAGTGTAAGGCGCGCCATCGTGCGGATAAGATTATCGAGAATGCGCTGGCCGATAAGGGAATTGAACTTGTTGTTGACGGGCTGTCATTCGATGAGATGATGAAGCTGATTGAACAGCATCACATTGTCTGCCCAGACTGCGGTGCCTTCAACTATACGGATATCCGGCAGTTTAACCTGATGTTTAAGACCTATCAAGGGGTCACTACAAGCAGCACGAATGAAATTTATCTGCGCCCTGAGACAGCGCAAGGAATCTTTGTAAACTTCAAAAATGTCCAGCGTTCGATGCGGAAGAAGCTGCCGCTGGGGATTGGACAAATCGGCAAGAGCTTCCGCAATGAGATTACGCCGGGGAACTTCACTTTCAGAACCCGCGAATTCGAACAAATGGAACTTGAATTCTTCTGCAAACCAGGCGAGGATATGGAATGGTTCACCTACTGGCGCAGCTTCTGCCGAGATTGGCTGCTGGCATTGAACATGCGAGAAGAGAATATCCGGCTTAGAGATCATTCTGCGGAAGAATTGTCTCATTACAGTACAGCGACTAGCGATATTGAATATCTCTTCCCGTTTGGCTGGGGAGAGCTGTGGGGAATTGCCAACCGGACGGATTATGATCTGAAACAGCATGCAGCTCATTCCGGAGAGGACTTTGAGTATATTGATCAAGAAGCTGGAGAGCGTTATGTCCCTTATTGTATCGAGCCTTCATTAGGGGCTGATCGTGTAACGCTGGCCTTCCTGATTGACGCGTTCGAAGAGCAACAGCTGGAGGGAGATGACAAGCGCAATGTCTTCCATTTCCATCCTTCGCTTGCACCGTTTAAAGCGGCTGTTTTCCCGCTGTCCAAGAAGCTGTCCGAAGGAGCAAGAGCGATCTTCAGTGACCTCTCGCAAGATTTCATGGTGGATTATGACGAGACGGGTTCAATCGGTAAGAGATATCGCCGTCAGGATGAGATCGGAACACCATACTGTATTACCTATGATTTTGAGAGTGAGACAGATGGACAAGTTACGGTCCGTGACCGGGATACAATGGAACAGCAAAGAATGCCGATTCAAGAACTGAAGTCCTTCCTGCAGGAAAAATGCAAATTGTAA
- a CDS encoding TrkH family potassium uptake protein, producing MNKPKKASKIITPPKVLTSGFVLLIAVGTLLLSLPSASAGPERIPLLDALFMSTSASCVTGLSVIDAGTQLSLMGQIVLLTLSQIGGIGFMTVGTLIALAFNRRISLREKLILQEAMNHNTMEGLISLIRRVLIYSVIIETLGAVILAFRFSYDMPLGEAAYFGVFHSISYFNNAGFDLFGQISGPFSGLNNYVSDVTVNFTVMFLIFLGGLGFIVIYDLLEYPKTRRLSFHSKIVLTFSGVLFLAGALLIYLLERSNPATFGPLDEGSRIMAGLFHSISARSGGASTVNLGDMNHSSQFLIMVLMFIGAAPGSTGGGIKVTVFAVLVGAVYTMIRGREEIVFFRKRLSKDSIFKAITQTWLALFLVISTGMVLSALEDREFLNILFETVSAFGTTGSSLGITPQLTGLGKGILCIIMFLGRVGPLTLAYALAPKSNKQLYQHPEGKIIIG from the coding sequence TTGAATAAGCCTAAGAAAGCCTCAAAAATCATTACCCCTCCCAAGGTATTGACAAGCGGATTTGTTCTGTTAATAGCTGTCGGCACACTGCTGCTGTCCCTGCCCTCTGCCTCTGCCGGCCCTGAGCGCATCCCGCTGCTGGACGCTCTGTTCATGTCCACATCAGCTTCCTGTGTGACGGGGCTGTCCGTCATTGATGCAGGAACCCAACTGTCGCTCATGGGCCAGATCGTTCTGCTGACCTTATCCCAGATCGGCGGCATTGGATTTATGACCGTTGGCACGTTGATCGCACTCGCTTTTAACCGCCGAATTTCATTGCGGGAGAAACTAATTCTGCAAGAGGCTATGAATCATAACACCATGGAGGGACTCATCTCGCTGATCAGGCGAGTGCTCATCTACTCTGTCATTATTGAGACACTAGGGGCGGTTATACTTGCCTTTCGCTTCTCATACGATATGCCGCTCGGAGAAGCCGCCTATTTCGGCGTATTTCACAGCATATCTTACTTTAACAATGCCGGATTTGATTTATTCGGACAAATCAGCGGCCCGTTCAGCGGATTAAACAACTATGTGAGTGACGTAACCGTGAATTTTACGGTGATGTTCCTGATCTTTCTCGGCGGCCTTGGTTTCATTGTGATCTATGATCTGCTCGAATATCCCAAGACCCGAAGATTATCGTTCCACTCAAAAATTGTACTGACCTTCTCTGGAGTGCTGTTTCTGGCAGGTGCACTGCTAATCTATTTGCTGGAACGCAGCAATCCTGCCACCTTCGGCCCCCTGGATGAGGGCAGCCGCATAATGGCTGGACTGTTTCATTCCATCTCTGCTCGTTCAGGCGGTGCCAGTACAGTTAACCTGGGGGACATGAACCACTCGTCCCAATTTCTGATTATGGTGCTGATGTTTATTGGGGCCGCCCCAGGTTCAACTGGAGGAGGAATCAAGGTCACCGTTTTCGCTGTGCTCGTCGGAGCAGTGTACACGATGATCCGGGGAAGAGAAGAGATCGTCTTCTTCCGCAAGCGCTTGTCCAAGGACTCGATCTTCAAAGCTATTACCCAAACATGGCTTGCCCTGTTCCTCGTAATCTCGACGGGGATGGTACTCTCCGCGCTCGAAGATCGCGAGTTTTTGAATATCTTATTCGAGACCGTCTCCGCCTTCGGAACCACAGGCAGCTCGCTTGGCATTACTCCACAGCTGACCGGACTGGGTAAAGGAATTCTATGTATCATCATGTTCCTTGGAAGAGTCGGGCCGCTTACCTTGGCCTATGCGCTTGCTCCTAAGTCCAATAAACAGCTGTACCAGCATCCAGAAGGAAAGATCATTATCGGTTAA
- a CDS encoding YheC/YheD family protein, translating into MRSKWRKTEILLSHRSIRRYIPETCKFSRENLSSMLNQYSMVYVKPEQGTYGRGVMRVQGERGKGYSYQYEETLKQFENIDSLYKSLSKRIQGRSYLIQRGIHLLKHKTRRFDIRVMVQLSPAGKWENTGVIGRLGHPRKIVTNYHSGGKPTAIETLLKGHVTGQQQTRLLKDMGELGVEIASHMQKKYSKLKHIGVDIGLDRTLTPWIIEVNMNPDPYIFNQLKDKSMYRKVMKYRRAALQKSK; encoded by the coding sequence ATGCGCAGCAAATGGAGGAAGACAGAAATTCTATTAAGCCATCGTAGTATTCGTCGATATATTCCGGAGACTTGTAAGTTCTCCAGGGAGAATCTGTCAAGTATGTTGAATCAATACAGCATGGTGTATGTAAAGCCTGAACAAGGAACCTATGGACGTGGAGTTATGCGTGTTCAGGGGGAGAGAGGCAAAGGTTATAGTTACCAATATGAAGAGACACTTAAGCAGTTTGAGAACATCGATTCTTTATACAAAAGTCTCTCCAAACGCATTCAGGGTCGGAGCTACTTAATTCAGCGCGGCATTCATCTGCTGAAGCACAAGACCCGCAGATTTGACATTCGCGTCATGGTACAACTGAGCCCGGCGGGAAAATGGGAAAACACAGGAGTTATCGGCCGTTTGGGACATCCTCGCAAGATCGTTACCAATTATCATAGTGGAGGCAAGCCAACAGCGATCGAAACGCTCTTGAAGGGGCATGTTACGGGGCAGCAGCAGACACGCCTGCTGAAGGACATGGGAGAGCTTGGAGTGGAGATCGCTTCCCATATGCAGAAGAAGTATTCCAAGTTGAAGCATATTGGTGTAGATATCGGGTTGGATCGAACACTTACGCCTTGGATCATCGAGGTGAATATGAATCCCGATCCGTATATTTTCAATCAATTAAAGGATAAGTCCATGTATCGTAAAGTAATGAAATACCGCCGGGCAGCTTTACAGAAATCCAAATAA